The nucleotide sequence AGGCGATCGCCCTCGGCGACGGGAGCCGCCACATGGGGCTCGAGGTCGACGCGCTGGTCCACGGGGACGTCCGGGTCGAACTCGGGCACGGCCGACGTGACCGGAGCCGCTCGCGCCGTCACCACGCGGTCGAGGTAGTCCGAGACCGGGACCGCGCCCACCGTCTCCTCGACGGACACCGTCGACGTCGCGGCCAGGGCGGGCACGCGTACGAGCTCGCGGTCTCCCTGCACCATCCTGACCTCCCCGAGCGGCTGCCCCTCGAAGACGGGCAGCGTCACAGGGCTCACGGACGTCTCCAGGGAGATCGGGCCGTCCGGGCCGAACACGGGGAGCGAGGCGCTCTCGCCGGCGCGCACGGGCACCGTCCTGTCGGGTCTCGAGGCGATCGGCACCTCAGCGACCGTCTCGCCCGCCGTGGACACCTCCCGCACCCTCAGGTGCTTGAAGCCCCAGTCGAGCAGGCGTGCGGTCTGCGTGAACCGGGCGGAGCCGCTGTCCGCGCCCAGTATCACGGCCGTGAGCTCGACACCGTCCCGCCCGGCCGTGCCGACGAAGCTGTGCCGGGCGTCTCTCGTGAACCCCGTCTTGACCCCGGTCAACCCGCGGTACGTCCCGAGGAGCTTGTCGGTGCTCTTGATGGAGCGCGCCGGCCGTCCTCGATAGGCGGGAAACGTGACGGTCCTCAGGGACACGATCCGCCGGAACTCCGGCAGCTCCATGGCGGTCTGCGCGAGGGCGGCCAGGTCGGAAGGCGTGCTGTAGTGGCCGGACGCGTCGAGTCCGTGGGGGTTGGCGAAGCGGGTGTCCTCCAGTCCGAGCTCGCGGGCGCGCTCGTTCATCCGCCCGACGAACGCGGACATGTCGCCGGAGACGTGCTCTCCGAGGGCGTGGGCGCCGTCGTTCGCGGACGCCACGAGCGTGAGCTCCAGCAGCCGGCGGACGCTGACCTTCTCGCCCGCCTTGAGCCCGAGGCCGTAGGGTACCCGGGCCGCGGCTTTGGAGACCGTCACCGTGTCGCCCAGCCCGCCGTTCTCGAGCACGAGCAACGCGGTCATCATCTTGGTGGTGCTGGCCATCGCGCGCCGCGTGTCTCCCTGTCGGGACCACAAGGCGCGGCCTTGTGAGTCGACTAGGATCCCCGCCGCCGCGTCGATGTCCGGAGCGACGTCGCTGGGCAGGGCGCCGGCGGAAAGAGGGGTCCCGGCGATCTCGTCGGTCACGGCTCGCGCTGCGAGCGCCGGTCCCGGCGCGGAGAGCACAGCCGACGCGAGCGCGCCGGCGAGCAGCAGACGCGCCGATAGCGAGAGCGCGCGCGGCGCGGAGGGGATGGTCGAGGGTCGAGGTCGTGCGAGCATGCGGTCTTCCTTCGCGGGTCGTCGGAACGCTGCCTCGACGCAGCAAGCGGCGAACCAACCCCCGGAGGTGCGGCCCCAGGATGGGGCTAAGACCGGCATCCTACCCGAATCATTCCATCGGAGGATGCACGCTCCCACTCGTGACCTGGGAGGATATCGACCAACGGCACGTTCGGGGGGATCCGAGGTTCGCTTCAGCAGGGGCACGCACGGACATGGGCGGACCACCTAGTAGTCCTGTCGGCCTTGGGGGGAGCGATCTTGGAGCGGGTGATCCCGGGCGGCCAAGCGCCGCGCCGAAACACTCCTCGCCGCGCGATCACCGTGGGCCCGCTGAGCATGGACCGGCTGGGTCGCGCGAAGCGGGCGTTCACGACTCGTCGAGTGCCGCCGGTCGCCATGCAGGAACTCGTGGCCGGTCAGGTCAGGCCGAGGACGGGGGACCTGGTCCTCGCGCGCGTCGATCGCATAGGGCACCACGCGAGGCTAGAGCTGACGACCGGCCGCCGAGCCCACCTCCACGTGGGCGACGAGATCATCGTCGCGTACGCGCACCGGTACGCCCCGGACCAGTTCGAGGCCCACGTCCCGCTCGGACTCTCGCCGACGCACCTGGTCGCGTCCGGCGGCATCGCCTCGGAGATGCACTCCCGTTGCGGGGACGTCCGGCGCCCCACCGACATCTCGCCGATGGGCCTGGTCGCCGACTACCGCGGGGTGCCGCTCAACGTCGGAGCCTTCGGCCTGCTCCCGTGCCCGGTACCAGAGCACACGCCGGTCACCGTCGTGGTGCTGGGCACCTCGATGAACGCGGGCAAGACCACCACCGCCCACCGGCTCGTTCGCGGCCTGGCGGTGGCGGGCCACTCGCCTGGAGCCGCCAAGGTGACCGGGACGGGTGCGGGAGGCGACTACTGGCTGATGATCGACGCCGGAGCGCATGCCGTGCTCGATTTCACCGACGTCGGGCTGGCCTCGACCTACCGGATAGAGATGGCGGCGCTGGAGCGCAAGGCCGTCGAACTGATACACCACCTGGCGCAGGCAGGATGCGGGGCGATCGTCGTGGAAGTGGCCGACGGCGTCTTCCAGCAGGAGACGGCGCGCCTGATGCAATCGGAGCTGTTCCGCAGCCGGATCGACGGAGTGATCTTCGCCGCGGCGGACGCCGTGGGCGCGATCGGCGGGCTCGAACGGCTCCGAGCGCTCGAGTTGCCCGTCGTCGCTCTCGCCGGAAAGCTCACGCGATCCCCGCTCGCCGTTCGGGAGGCTGCGGCAGCCTGCGACCTGCCCGTCCTCACGCTGGATGAGCTGGGCGATCCGGCGACCGCCTCCGCGCTGTTCGGGTTCTCGGCTCCACCGCACGCGACGCCTCTCGAACTCGAGGAGGCGTCGTGCTCCCAGGAAGAGAGCGGTCCCGACGCTCACGGCGAGACCGAGGACGCGAGGGAGCCGCTCTCGGGTTCGGCCCAGGGGGTGCCGGGAGGCCTGAGCGGGGGCGTGGCCTGATGCCCGAGCCGTCGTCCGTCTTCCGGCTGCGTCGCCGCGATCTGGCCAAGGTGGTGACGCTCGCCGTCCTGCAGGCCGCGACGCTCGGCGCGTCCCTCGTGCTGCTGCGGCACCTGATCGACGAGCTGACGTCGGGCCTGGTGGATCAGGGTCTCGTGTACCGCGACATGGCTGTGCTCCTCGGCGCCGTGCTCCTGAACTCCTTGCTGAGGGGAGCGGAGTTCACGGTCTCCGAGAAGATGGGATACGAGCTGATCCGCGGGCTGCGGATGACCATGTATCGCCATCTGCAGGGCATGTCCGTGCGGCAGCTCCAGGCGAGATCCCGAGGCGGACTGCTCCTGCGGTTCACGGGAGACCTCTCCATGCTGCGCACCTGGGTGAGCCGGGGGTTGGCGCGAGGGC is from Coriobacteriia bacterium and encodes:
- a CDS encoding serine hydrolase yields the protein MLARPRPSTIPSAPRALSLSARLLLAGALASAVLSAPGPALAARAVTDEIAGTPLSAGALPSDVAPDIDAAAGILVDSQGRALWSRQGDTRRAMASTTKMMTALLVLENGGLGDTVTVSKAAARVPYGLGLKAGEKVSVRRLLELTLVASANDGAHALGEHVSGDMSAFVGRMNERARELGLEDTRFANPHGLDASGHYSTPSDLAALAQTAMELPEFRRIVSLRTVTFPAYRGRPARSIKSTDKLLGTYRGLTGVKTGFTRDARHSFVGTAGRDGVELTAVILGADSGSARFTQTARLLDWGFKHLRVREVSTAGETVAEVPIASRPDRTVPVRAGESASLPVFGPDGPISLETSVSPVTLPVFEGQPLGEVRMVQGDRELVRVPALAATSTVSVEETVGAVPVSDYLDRVVTARAAPVTSAVPEFDPDVPVDQRVDLEPHVAAPVAEGDRLGEIAYIQGEKVLARVPVIAAETVEPPGFVDNLRIAFVRSWRGLLGAPTMAELEIVGS
- a CDS encoding DUF1611 domain-containing protein → MGPLSMDRLGRAKRAFTTRRVPPVAMQELVAGQVRPRTGDLVLARVDRIGHHARLELTTGRRAHLHVGDEIIVAYAHRYAPDQFEAHVPLGLSPTHLVASGGIASEMHSRCGDVRRPTDISPMGLVADYRGVPLNVGAFGLLPCPVPEHTPVTVVVLGTSMNAGKTTTAHRLVRGLAVAGHSPGAAKVTGTGAGGDYWLMIDAGAHAVLDFTDVGLASTYRIEMAALERKAVELIHHLAQAGCGAIVVEVADGVFQQETARLMQSELFRSRIDGVIFAAADAVGAIGGLERLRALELPVVALAGKLTRSPLAVREAAAACDLPVLTLDELGDPATASALFGFSAPPHATPLELEEASCSQEESGPDAHGETEDAREPLSGSAQGVPGGLSGGVA